Proteins encoded together in one Maridesulfovibrio ferrireducens window:
- the lhgO gene encoding L-2-hydroxyglutarate oxidase gives MKTFEIMICGAGIVGLTIARELISRGHKDILIIDKETEVAKHASGRNSGVLHAGIYYAPGSLRAKSCLSGNFKMKAYCKEKGLPLLESGKVIVAKNESEIPTLHELYDRATANGAKVELIGEEKLSQIEPNAKTCKQALFSHYTAVVDPRAVMNSIYNDLLQSGKVTFMLGTSFITAKKNNLIITDKGEISCGMFINSAGAYSDKVARHFGFGEGYQLIPFKGIYKKLKKDKADMIRGSIYPVPNIKNPFLGIHFTRSAIGDVYLGPTAIPAFGRENYGILAGLDSEAFSIILRDTILFMKNPKFRSIAFEEPRKYFFSCFFNDAKELVKELSPDDIESTPKVGIRPQLVDIKRNELVMDFLIESDDKSVHVLNAISPAFTSSMFFAEMIVDKYIH, from the coding sequence ATGAAAACCTTTGAAATTATGATCTGCGGCGCAGGTATCGTCGGTCTTACAATCGCACGAGAACTGATATCCAGAGGACACAAAGATATTCTTATCATTGATAAAGAAACTGAAGTAGCCAAACATGCCTCTGGACGTAACAGCGGAGTGCTGCACGCCGGTATCTATTATGCTCCCGGCAGCCTACGCGCCAAATCCTGTCTCTCAGGAAATTTTAAAATGAAGGCTTACTGCAAAGAAAAAGGATTGCCTTTACTCGAAAGCGGAAAAGTTATCGTTGCCAAAAACGAATCTGAAATTCCCACCCTGCACGAACTTTATGACAGAGCTACGGCAAACGGCGCAAAAGTAGAACTGATCGGAGAAGAAAAACTCTCCCAAATAGAACCGAACGCTAAAACTTGTAAACAGGCTCTTTTTTCACACTACACAGCAGTAGTTGATCCGCGCGCAGTAATGAACTCTATCTACAATGATCTATTACAAAGCGGTAAAGTAACTTTCATGCTCGGAACAAGTTTCATCACTGCAAAAAAAAACAATCTGATAATTACAGATAAAGGAGAAATAAGCTGCGGCATGTTTATCAACTCCGCCGGTGCATACAGTGACAAAGTAGCCAGACATTTCGGGTTCGGTGAAGGATACCAGCTTATTCCTTTCAAAGGCATCTACAAAAAGCTTAAAAAAGACAAAGCGGATATGATCCGGGGCAGTATCTATCCGGTCCCGAACATTAAAAATCCATTCCTAGGCATACACTTCACCAGAAGTGCAATCGGAGACGTTTACTTAGGACCGACTGCAATCCCCGCATTCGGCAGAGAAAACTATGGAATACTGGCAGGACTGGACAGCGAAGCTTTCAGCATTATATTAAGGGATACGATTCTGTTTATGAAAAATCCTAAATTTCGTTCCATCGCCTTTGAAGAACCTCGCAAATATTTTTTCAGTTGCTTTTTCAATGATGCAAAAGAATTAGTCAAAGAACTAAGCCCGGATGATATTGAAAGTACACCTAAAGTAGGAATCCGCCCGCAACTTGTGGACATAAAACGAAACGAACTTGTAATGGACTTCCTGATCGAAAGTGACGACAAAAGTGTACACGTACTTAATGCAATATCTCCAGCATTTACCAGTTCCATGTTCTTTGCAGAAATGATAGTAGACAAATACATACATTAA